TCAGAAATATGGTATGTTGATTTAATTTTAAATTATCTTCCAATTATACTTGTGGGAGGATTTTTAATTTTCAGAATAATAATAAATTATAGAAAACAGAGATATATTAATTTCAAAACGAATTTGATTACATTTTTAATTTTGATATTTCTATTCTCAATCAAGAATCATCTTGAAAAATTAATTTTGTGAAATAAAAATAAAAACGTGTGGTAACACCGTATAAACTTTATTGCTGGTTTTAGCTCACTTGGGAAATTCCTCCGGAATTTCGCCGTTCGTGTTTTATTTACTAAATTCACTGTTTAAACAACGCAACAAAGCTTATACAACAACGGTAGCAAACATTAAAACTAAATTTTTATAATTACAATTATGTACAATGAAACAAATTTACTTTTTAATCACAATTTTACTTTTAACACCTACGACCTTTTATGCACAAACAGTCACTAATGTTGTCACTGGCTTAAATGGTCCTATTGCTTTAGCATTCAACAGAAATACATTGTATGTTGCTGAATCTGGTGGAAATAAAATTTCTAAAATTGACATCACTGATACAACACCAACAGCTACTGATGTTGTTACTGGCTTAACTCGTCCTGCTGGATTAACATTCAACGGAAATGACTTATATGTTGCTGAATCTGATGGAAATAAAATTTATAAAATTGACATCACTACTACAACCCCAACAGCTACTGATGTTGTCACTGGCTTAGTTAGTCCTGTTGGTTTAGCATTCAATGGAAATGACTTGTATGTTGCTGAATTTGGTGGAAATAAAATTTCTAAAATTGATATCACTGCTACAACACCAACAGCTACTAATGTTGTCACTGGCTTAACTGGCCCTACTGGATTTGCATTCAACGGAAATGACTTATATGTTGCGGAATATGGTGGAAATAAAATTTCCAAAATTGATATCACTGCTACAACACCAACAGCTACTGATTTTCTCACTGGATTAAATGGTCCTATTGCATTAGCTTTCAAAGGAAATGACTTGTATGTTGCTGAACTTGATGGAAATAAAATTTCTAAAATTGACATCAATGCTACAACACCAACAGCTACTGATGTTGTCACTGGCTTAAATGGTCATTATGAATTAGCATTCAACGGAAATGACTTGTATGTTGCTGAATATTCTGAAAATAAAATTTCTAAAATTGACAACAACACAATATCATTAAATGACTTTTCTTTAAACAAAGACATAGTAATATATCCAAATCCTTCAGATGAGTTTATTCAATTTTCTAGTTTGACAGAAAATAATAAATATAGTATTTTTGATATCTTAGGTGCTGAAATCAAAAAAGGAGTGATTTCTAATAATGAGAAAATTAACATTAGAAATTTTACAAATGGACTATATTTCTTGAAATTTGATAATGGCAACACGTTTAAATTTATAAAAAAAGAGGGTATTAAATAACGTTTGCTAACAAAGAACTGAGCTAAAAACCAAACAAATTCTTCATTAAATTTAGACAATAATTTTCTGGCATTGTTGAAGTAGCATACATATCCTTTGGACTGTTGTTATCCAATTTAACAAGTTATAAAACCGTCATTTATTCACTCTCAAAACTAAAACGTTTATAATTAATTACTGATTATAGGCTACTTACGAAAATATAGGACTTTCTTAATTGGTAATTTTTCACTAAATTAGTGCTTAGTCATGCAACCAAAAAAAATAATACTGTTAGTACCATTAGAAAAAATAATGATAATAATCCTTTAAAAATTTAATCCGCGTCTAATAAATCAATTAAAAACTATACAAATGAAAAAGTTACTATTAGTGTTCATATTTGGATTGATCATAAATTCTTCAATTGCTCAAGAAATCAAAAATTATCATTTAAATGGACAATTAGAGTCTGTGGGTTTTGAGAAAAATGGAGAACGAATAGGTCTATGGAAATTTTACGATGGCAAAATGCGGGTTATAATGGTGTAATAGATAAAACTAAAACTGGACCTTTAATAAAAGAGGGCATTTATAAGGAAGGGAAGAAAACTGGAGAGTGGAAAGAGTATTATAACAATGGGAAACTTAAGAGCATATATAATTACAAATCAGATAAATTATTTGGTGCCTTTAAACAATTTAATGAAAAAGGAGAATTAATCAGTCATATTGAGAATTTTAATGAAAACAATCCAGATATTTATTTATCGGTATATAAATCTAAAAGTATTATTCCTGCGATTTTAAAAGTTATAAAATCTTCAGAAAATAAATTAATGATAGAAGGTTTAAAGGATTTTTTTGGAGACTCATTTACTAATAGAGAAGAGTTAATAAAAGTTAGTAAGCATAAATATAAAATTGAATTAAAAAATTTAGACAAAATATTTTTTGAATTTACACCTTATAATTCAGAATTGATATTGAATATTAATACTAATAAAGTTGATATGAACTTAACTTTTCGTAAAATTATCAAATAAAAGCATTTAACAAATTATACCATTATTTAGCATTATATTTAATCAGCAAAGTAAGTAAATGATTTGCCAAAAAAAAGCAGTAGTAAAACAAGCTAAAACTCATAAACTACTATCTAATGCAATGCTTACAACTGACTTTATTCGTTTTTAATTTTATGCATAAACAGTTAAACAAGGTTTTTAAAAATTTTGATGCAGCAGATTTTTAGCATACAATTTCTATTATATTTGTTGCGTTTAAATTTAACTCATTATGGAATTGATTATAGGCTATATTGGTTTTATTATTGCTGCTTACTCAGTTATTGCCAACGATGTTATTCAAACGCTGGGTACATTTATATCTTCAAACTATAAAGTTAAGTGGTGGTTACTTTGGTTTTTTGCCATAAGCATTTTAACTGTAACACTATGTTATGGTTGGTATATTAATGATGGTGATGTATCTTATGGAAGATTAACAAATATACCATTACCAGCAACCTTGGAATGGTGGTATTTGTTAGCACCAATTGCACTATTGGTCATCACTCGATTCGGAATTCCTGTGAGTACCACATTTATGATTTTGAGCCTTTTTTCATCGGGTATGATTATTGAAAAAATGATATTAAAATCAGTTTATGGATACGCAATCTCTTTTGTTTTTGCTATGTTAGTTTATGTTGTTGTTTCAAAGAAATTCGAGTCTAAGCTTTCTATCGATACATTAGCCAAACACAAAAAGAAACATTATTGGTTAGTAGCACAGTGGTTTTCTACCGGATTTTTGTGGTCTCAATGGCTAATTCAGGATTTTGCGAATATTTATGTTTTTCTTCCTAGAAAACTTTCTATTGAACAGCTCTTAATCTCATTGAGTTGCATTCTCTTAATTATGGCCTATATTTTTAGAAAACGAGGTGGAAAGATTCAAGAAATAGTCAATCAAAAATCTAATACTAAGAATATTCGTTCTGCTACTATTATTGACTTAATTTATGGGGTTTTTCTTTTTGTATTTGGAAACCTAAATTCGATTCCAATGAGCACTACTTGGGTATTTATTGGCATTTTAGCAGGTAGAGAATTAGCAATTACCTACTTATTAAATAAAAATAAAATAAAATACACTTACATCATTATTGCCAAAGATTTTGGCAAAGTTAATATTGGACTTGCTGTAAGTTTAGTAATTGCGTTTTTAATTCAATATTTAAAATAATTAGAATGTTTTAGGTATTTATTACACTATTTTGAACCTGTAGCTGTTGGCTTTCGAGAATTTTTTTTGCTAAGTAAGCTATTAAAAAGCATCAAAAATGCACCTATAAATATATCTATTATGCCTTTTAAAGTAAATGTTTTTTAGACTTGTAAAGGCTTAATTACTGCAATATACAGCTTTAAAAATAATAAAAAATGCTCTTAAAAGATATAAAAAACAACTTACTAAACGCATTAGGATAGAATATACTTTTCGGAAAGACGTAATAAAAATTGCGTCTGTAGGCGTTTTAATTAAAAGTGGCCAATTGGGTTCAAAAACAAAAAAACCTTGCTAACGTACATTAGTAAGGTTTTAAAATATTATTTTTATTTAAAAAATTACACCACTGCTGCTGCAATCTTTTTATACGTTCCATTT
The DNA window shown above is from Polaribacter sp. Hel_I_88 and carries:
- a CDS encoding T9SS type A sorting domain-containing protein produces the protein MKQIYFLITILLLTPTTFYAQTVTNVVTGLNGPIALAFNRNTLYVAESGGNKISKIDITDTTPTATDVVTGLTRPAGLTFNGNDLYVAESDGNKIYKIDITTTTPTATDVVTGLVSPVGLAFNGNDLYVAEFGGNKISKIDITATTPTATNVVTGLTGPTGFAFNGNDLYVAEYGGNKISKIDITATTPTATDFLTGLNGPIALAFKGNDLYVAELDGNKISKIDINATTPTATDVVTGLNGHYELAFNGNDLYVAEYSENKISKIDNNTISLNDFSLNKDIVIYPNPSDEFIQFSSLTENNKYSIFDILGAEIKKGVISNNEKINIRNFTNGLYFLKFDNGNTFKFIKKEGIK
- a CDS encoding toxin-antitoxin system YwqK family antitoxin, coding for MEILRWQNAGYNGVIDKTKTGPLIKEGIYKEGKKTGEWKEYYNNGKLKSIYNYKSDKLFGAFKQFNEKGELISHIENFNENNPDIYLSVYKSKSIIPAILKVIKSSENKLMIEGLKDFFGDSFTNREELIKVSKHKYKIELKNLDKIFFEFTPYNSELILNINTNKVDMNLTFRKIIK